The DNA segment AAAACAGAAGAAGACATGATGAAGGTACGTAACCTTGGTCGTAAATCATTAGAAGAAGTGCAAGAAAAGTTGGGTGAGCTAGGTTTAGGTCTTCGTAACGAAGAATAAGCCAGCCCCGGCCGTTTCTTTTACGGCTTCTATTATTAATAAGAAACCGATGCAATGGCGATTATATGCTGTTGTTAGGTGATTTTTTCATGTTAAGGACTCTGCTCCAACGAGCAGGCTAAGGGAGGGAAATACACATGGCATACGCAAAACTTGGACGTGATAGTGCTGGTCGTAAAGCATTATTCCGTGATCTTGCTACAGATCTAATTATCAACGAGCGCATCGAAACAACGGAAGCAAAAGCGAAGGAGCTTCGTTCAATCGTTGAGAAAATGATTACACTTGGTAAGCGTGGAGACTTGCATGCTCGTCGTCAGGCAGCTGCATTTGTTCGTCGTGAGGTAGCTGATACAGAAACGAATCAGGATGCAATCCAAAAGTTATTCGCTGATATCGCACCACGCTACGAGGAACGTCAAGGTGGATACACTCGTATTCTTAAAATTGGACCGCGTCGTGGAGACGGTGCACCAATGGTATACATTGAGCTTGTATAACCTGTAACGTTTATATGAGGCGACTAAGGGCAGAAGAGACTGTGAGCATTATTGCTCTGACTCTATTGCCCTTTTTTGTATTCAAAAAAGGGAGCTGAGTGGATGGCTGTTCTCATTGATATCCAAGATCTGCACTATCAATACCCGGGGGCTAGTCATCGCGTACTATCTGGTCTGAATCTAACGATTGAAGAAGGAGAGTTTGTCGCACTTGCTGGGCGAAATGGTTCTGGAAAATCAACGTTGGCACGAATTCTAAACGGGCAACTTCAATCATCAGGTGGGTCTATCCTACTTGGTGGGGAACCACTTACTCCTGCATCAGACAAACAGACCCAACGAAGACGAATTGGGTATGTTTTTCAAAATCCTGATCATCAATTTATCGGGGCAACTGTATGGGATGATCTAGCTTTTGGACTAGAGAATCACTCGGTTCCTCGTGAGAAGATGGTCGAGCAAATGAATCATTACACCAGGTTGTTGAGCTTAGAGGACTTACTGCATAAAGCGCCCCATCAACTCTCAGGTGGCCAGAAGCAACGTGTCGGTCTAGCAGGAATTCTTGTTCTCAAACCAGATGTTATCATTCTAGATGAAGCCACAAGTATGCTTGATCCTAAAGGGCGACATGAAGTCATGGTGGCATTAAAAGAGATATCAAACCAAGGAATCACGATTATAATGATCACTCATGATATGGAAGAGGTCCTGGAAGCGGATCGGTTTATCGTAATGGATCAAGGTCAGATTGTTGTGAACGATATTCCACATTTGGTGTTTGCAGATGAACCATTACTCGAAACGACTGCTCTAAAACGACCGTTTGTAGTTGAACTTCAACAAGAGCTTAGTAAGGCTGGTATTTCTCTTGAACAAGCCTGTCACTCTGAAAAGGAGTTGATTGATCGCCTATGCAGATACAATTTACCGGTGTAGATCATCTATACATGGCTAAAACCCCTTTTCAGCATTTGGCACTGAATCAAGTCAATCTAAAGATTCCTTCAGGTAGCTTTACCGTGATCGTTGGTCCAACCGGTTCAGGAAAATCTACATTGGTGCAGCATGTGAATGGGTTGCTCCATCCAACGGTAGGGGAAGTTCAAGTAGGGGCATACCGATTAACTCCTAAAAAAGATAAACACTCTCTTCGTGCGCTGAGAGAAGCCATCGGTTTTCTATTTCAATATCCGGAGCATCAGTTGTTTGAAGAAACGGTTGAAAAAGAGATCATATTTGGTCCGATGAACTTTGGTGTGTTAAAAGAAGAGGCTAGGAGACGTGCTCAAGAGGTTTTGCCTCAGGTTGGCCTTTCTACTGAATTACTTACCCACTCACCACTAAATCTATCAGGTGGGCAAATGCGCCGTGTTGCCATTGCCTCAATACTAGCACAGCATCCTAAGATCTTAATCTTAGATGAACCAGCAGCGGGGCTTGATCCGGAAGGCAGGCAGCGCATTCTAGATATGCTTTACACGTATCATACGAAGCATAAGCTAACCTCGATACTGGTTACACACCATATGGAAGATGCGCTGCGGTTTGCAGATTATATGGTTGTGATGAATAAGGGATCTGTTTACTTGAGTGGCAAGCCAGATGAAGTTTTCGGGCAAGCCTCTGCAATAGAGTCGATTGGGCTCGAGCTACCAGAGACTATTCGGTTTATGCAGCAATTTAAACGTGCTACAAACCAAGACAATGTTCCTTTTCTAAAAACAAGGAGCGAGGTTGTTGAGCATATAGCTACTTATATGTCTACGAGTAGGGGGCGTTTGGAGTAATGGCTTATTCAATCATTGGTCAATATGTTCCTGCTGAATCCTTTATTCATCGTCTTGATCCGAGATCAAAGATTATTAGTGTCTTCACTTTGGCAATAGTATTATTTTTAGCTGGAACGTTTCCGACCTTGCTGATGATGGCAGGGATTAGTCTAGTCTTAGCTTATCTTACACGTATACCATTCTATTACTACGTAAAAAGTATAAAACCGATTTTCGTTCTTATTACCTTCTTTTTTCTATTTCATTTGGTTTTTACGCGCGAAGGTACAGAGTGGTTTTCGGTAGGAGCGATTGGAATCTACTCAGGTGGAGCGGTTAAAGGGGCATTTGTTGCTTTACGAATTCTGACGTTGTTTATGTTTGCCTCATTTCTAACATTAACAACAAAGGTTACAGATTTGACAGATGGGTTGGAGTGGCTGCTTAAGCCTCTTACTCGGCTAAAGATCCCTGTTCATGAAATGGTTCTGATGATGTCGATTGCCTTGCGTTATATTCCAATTTTAACAGAGGAAACCGAAAAGCTGACAAGAGCACAAGCAGCAAGGGGAGCTGACATTAAATCGGGTCCAATTATATCAAGACTTAAAGCATTAAATCCTCTGCTTCTACCCCTTATCATTCAGTCGTTTAAGCGTGCAGATACGATGGCTCATGCGATGGAAGCACGTGGTTATCAGCTTGGTGGGAAGAGAACATCACTCAGAGAGCTAACGTGGAAACGGCTTGATACGTGGACCCTTGGCTTCACCTTTTGTGCAGCGATTGGGATTATTTTATGGAAGTAAGGAGCAGGACGTATGCAACGAATTGCGTGTAAGATTGAGTATATCGGTACCGCCTTTGCTGGATACCAGGTGCAACCGAACGGACGAACGGTGCAGGAAGAGCTTGAGCGTGCTCTAACGAAGCTTCATCGCGGGACACCAGTCAAGGTAGTCGCATCCGGACGAACGGATGCAGGCGTCCATGCGGTGGGTCAGGTTATTCATTTTGATAGTTCGATGAATATACCAGAAGATCGCTGGCCAAAAGCTCTTAATCCATTGCTTCCAGCAGATCTTCGGATTGCAGAAAGTCAGCATGTCACGCAGTCGTTTCACGCAAGATTTACAACAACAGGTAAACAATACCGTTACAAAGTGGTCACACAGGAAGATGTATTTATGAGAAATCGTGCTACGTATGTACCTGTATCACTTAATCTTGACGCAATGCGCGAGGCAGCCGAGAGTGTTGTCGGCACCTATGACTTTAGCTCGTTTTGTGCTGCAAATACATCTGTTCAGGATAAGGTTCGTACCGTGACAAGGTGTGAGATCATACAAAATGGGCGCGAGCTAGAGTTTATTCTCGAGGGTAATGGTTTTCTGTACAACATGGTTCGAATTGCTGTTGGGACGCTACTTGAGGTTGGGACAGGCAAGAGAAGCCCAGCTGATATGGAAAGAATTATCGCAGCAGAGGATCGAAGTGCGGCAGGGAAAACTGCACCTGCGGACGGCCTTTATTTATGGTCTGTAACCTATGCGGAGCCTTTGTTTCAATAGACTCAAAAATAATGAAACACCCGGCAGAGTTTTTACAAGATGGTATTGACTTTGCCCGCTGAATATTATATGATGTTAAATGGTAATTCTAAAGACCCACTAGCCCCGGGTTACGGAATGGTAAGTAACCAACATACATTCAATGAACAACGAATAAAGAAAAATACGTTCTTAGGAGGGACAATCCATGCGTACAACATATATGGCAAAGCCAGGTCAAGTCGAGCGCAAATGGTATATTATTGATGCAGAAGGACAAACACTTGGTCGTTTGGCTTCTGAAGTAGCATCAATTCTACGTGGTAAAAACAAACCAACTTTCACACCTCACATCGATACAGGTGATTTCGTGATCGTAATCAATGCTTCAAAGATCGAACTTACAGGTAACAAACTAAACGGTAAGATCTACTACCGCCACACAAACCACCCAGGTGGTCTTAAGCAAACAACTGCTAACGACATGCGTAACAACAAGCCAGAGCGTATGATCGAACTAGCTGTTAAAGGAATGCTTCCGAAAAATACTCTTGGCCGTGCTCAAGGTATGAAGCTTCACGTCTATGCAGGTAACGAACACAAACATCAAGCTCAAAAACCAGAAGTTTACACACTTCGCGGTTAATCGATAGGAGGGTATTACATTGGCTCAAGTACAATATTATGGTACAGGTCGCCGCAAGCACTCTACTGCTCGTGTACGCCTTGTTCCCGGTGATGGAAATATCGTAGTAAACGGACGTTCTCTAGATGAGTATTTTGGTCTTGAAACACTAAAGCTTATCGTTAAACAACCACTTAACGAGATCGACGTAGTAGGACAATATGATGTACACGTAAACGTAGACGGCGGTGGATTCACTGGTCAAGCTGGTGCAATTCGTCACGGTATCTCTCGTGCACTTCTTAAAGTTGATCCTGACAACCGTCCAGCTCTTAAATCAGCAGGATTCTTAACTCGTGACGCACGTATGAAAGAGCGTAAAAAATACGGTCTTAAAGCAGCACGTCGCGCACCTCAGTTCTCAAAACGTTAATATACTTGTTATATCAATGTTTACCCTCTTTGCTCTTTGGAGCAGAGAGGGTTTTTTGCTTTTATTTCAACGTACTTTCAACATGGACTTACATACTTTTAACATCATCCCTACATTCCATTTACATATAGTCTCTAAACTTTATAGTGGTTAAAACGATTCACTATAAAAGGAGAGATCACTAAAAGATATGAAATCAACTAAAAAAGGATCCGCGCTCTTTCTACTTTCTGTTTTAACAATGGGATCGTTTGGTCTTGCTGCTGAGGCCAGCGCTCAACTCGCAAAACCTTCAAAACCACAAGGAACATCGGATGAATGGAAAACCGATGCTCCGGAAGAGGAACATGCGTTATCAGCGGTTGATCACGGAGGAAATGCGGCCGATGATCAATTAAAGAATATTGCCGAGACCAACCCTTTTATACATATTCTAGATGGGTTTGATCAGGTATGGTCGATGAACCAGCCAGCCTGGAGAGACGGGACTGCTTTAACGGAACCAGGTGAAAATGGTGAGGTTGTAAGTTACGGGGATGGGCCAACTGTTTATTTTGATGGGTACAAAAATGATGAGACAAAGGTTGTCGCAGATAAGAAAACCTTTGCGAACACTGAAATTAGAGATGAAGCTACGTGGGAAGCGAATATTCGATATGTCGAGCAAGTAACGAATGATCGCACACCAGAAGAAGCGTTGGCAGCATATTATGATGATCAACGAGATAAGATCTACAGCATGATGGACGGTTTTGGTCCGTTAGCTAATATATATGTTGATATTGTTCAACCAAAAACAATCGTGATCCGTTCAGCTGATGAGATGGACAAGCTGTTGGAGGAAGAAACGGCAGAAGATGAATCTCAAGGGATGGGAGCCTGGGAAGGGTCTGAGCTTGAAGATGCAATGGCCTTGATGGACTTAATCCGATTTCAGAGCCCATCCTCATCTAATCCTTCCAAGTATTTTTATTCTTCTCCAAGACCATACAGAATGAATTCTAAAGGTGAGGTCATTGAAACGGTCGACGAGAACGGGTTGCCTGTTTGGACATCAATCGGAAGTGGCGAGAGTGCCGAAGAAGAATTACCTTCTGGTGGTACAAAAGCGACTGGCGAAAGAAATCATGAGCAGTATGAAACGAATGTAAGTGTTATACCGGCACTGGAGTATGTGAAGAGAATAGCCGAGGACGGACGAGGAAAAGATGGAGCCTTTCCTAGTGGACATACGAGTGCAGCCTATCTATCAACATTTGGTTTTGCCTATGCAACACCAGAACGTTATGCGGAATTTTTAACGAGAGCGGCTCAAATGGGAGAGAATCGAATTGTGACTGGAATGCATTCTCCTCTTGATGTCATTGGAGGAAGAATACAATCGACTGCTATGACTGCATATGCCTATAATCTAGATGAAAATCGAGATATTTTAGATAAAGCCTATCAAAATACAGGCGATGTATTCGGTGCATTAGCTGAAGAACAGGATATGAGCTTATATGAATTTGCTCATACCGTTACAGGAGATTATACATTTGAAAATGCATATGATGAAAAGGCATGGGAAGATCATGAAGCCAATAAAGCATTCTACCGTGAGAAGCTAACATACGGGTTACCTCAAACAGGCACAAAAGGATTAGATCCTGTTGTACCTAAAGGGGCAGAAGTTTTGCTTGAAACACGTCAGCCCTATTTAGATGATCAACAACGTAGAGAAGTGTTGTATACAACAGAGATTGATTCTGGCTATCCAGTACTCGATGAATCCTATGGATGGGGACGAATCGATTTGGTGACAGCATCCGATGGTTATGGTGCATTTCTCGGCAACGTGACGGTAGACATGGATGCAGCAAAAGGAAGGTTCCATGCGCAGGATTGGTGGAGAAATAACATCACTGGCGACGGGATGCTCACGAAACAAGGAACCGGAACCCTCACATTAACAGGAGACAACAGCTACGCAGGAGGAACACTGCTGCAAGGAGGAACACTCGAAGCTACATCTGAAACAGCTTTTGGTACGGGCGACCTTTATGTTGAGGATGGTACGGTTTTAGTGAATGGAGAGAAGCCTCTACATGTAACGGGCAACGTAACGATGGAAGCTGGAAACTTAGAAATCGTAATGAACAATGACAAAACGTCACTTACTGTAGATGAAGTGTTATACCTTGATGGTGGAGATCTAAAACTCGACCTATCTAATTATGAAGCAGGCCAGGATACTAAGGTCACATTAATGACTGCAGATAAAGTGGAAGGTACCTTTGATCAAGTGATGGCACCTGGATATAGCGTGACTGTAACGTATGAAGAAGATCGAGTGATTGCTCATCTAGTAGCAGACGATAGTAACAAACTACCGGATACGGCTACGTTCATTCCAACGTTCCTGTTAGTAGGAGTATTGATGACATTAAGCGGTGGAGTTTTACTTTTTACAAGAAGAAGAACAGCTTAATGGTTTAACTTAAAGCATCGGTCTTGTGCCGGTGCTTTTTTCTAATATGATTCTTGTTATAATAATGTGAAAAGAAGTGAGGAGTTGTTCTAAATGGAAGCAAAAGCCATTCTATCTCAGATTAATCACACGACAAAGCTTGGCGAGCTACGAAAGATGGCCAAGGACATAAAAAAAGACCATGAATTAGCGTTGGAGCTGTGGGCATCTGGAGAAATTTCAGCCAGACTGTTAGCTATTTTAATTATGGACAAAAAGCTCCTTTCACAGGACGTGCTTAATCAGCTTGATCTGGATATGCAGACTCATCCAATAGATGAACGAAATCAGTTAGTGGATTGGTTAATGGCGAATCAGCTTTCAAAAGATAAGAAAACGATCGCATTGATGGAATCGTGGGAGCACAGTCCTTCCGCTCTTCAAAGGAGGATCTTCTGGTATTATCAGGCTCGTTTAAGATGGATGGGTAAGACGCCGCCGGATAATACGGAATACCTACTTTCTGCCATTGAAACGAATATGGCAGAGGAAGAGCCGGAAGTGCAATGGGCGATGAATTTCACTGCAGGTTGGATCGGCATCTATGATGAATCGTACCGAGAGCGGTGTATAAGAATTGGCGAACGAACGGGTCTTTATAAAGGTGAAATGGTTTCAAAAGGATGTACGCCTAATTATTTGCCGGAGTTTATATCAATAGAAGTGGACAAACGAATGAATAAATGACGTGCACGAAAAACCTCTTTGCATGTTAGAGCAGGGAGGATTTTTTGAATGTCATAAAAAAACTTTCTAAAGAAATGAACGATTCCTCCAAGCTATTCGTATTACAACTAGACTATGATCGTATGGAGTAGATCTCATGGATGAAAAGGACTTGATCCAAAAGGCGAAAAAGGGAGATTCATTAGCACTTTCAACCTTGTTGCAGCAAAACTATTCGTTTCTTTTAAAGTATTTAATAAAGGTCACCCTTCATCCACAAATGGCCGAGGATTTAACACAGGAAACAATGATGAAGAGTGTGGAGAAGATTCACCTCTATAACGGTGACTCGAAGTTCTCTTCCTGGCTCATCACCATCGCATCAAACCTTTTTATTGATCTCAAACGAAGGAAAAAGCGTGAGAGACAATGGCTTGAGCAGGAGCAGGCGCTCAGGCAGATGAAATGGAATGTAGCGAACCGAAATGACGAGTGGGAGGATGTTCTTGATGTTCTTGCCGAGCTTAGCGTAGAGATCCGTATGCCGATTGTGCTAAAGCATTATTATGGGTATTCCTATGAAGAGATTGGGAAGATGATGGGTATTGCCGAGGGAACGGTAAAATCGAGAGTGTCAAATGGGTTAAAGCGTGTGCGAAAGGAGTTGGATCGTCTTGAAGGAGTATGATGGCCAGAATGAAGAGGCTAAGACAGCAAAGCAAATAAGTGATGGCCTAGAAAAAATAGATCAGTGGCAAACCATTTCCACACCAAATCTTCAGTGGTTTCAGCAACAAGTAGAACTCGAGAAGAAAAAAGTACAGAAGAAGCGATGGAAAGAGCTGCTCGTCTTTATCTTTGTTTCGATTTTTATCCTGTCTATAGGGATGGCCATTGTGTATCGTGAACCGATCGTCTTTCTGTATGTGCAGCTGATTGGATTGATTCTCTTACCGATTGCTCTGTATAAGCCAAGAAGGAAGGTTCGTCACGAATGAATACAAATGAATTAAGTAGCATCCCACCATGGTTAGCCATTCTTATCGCACTCACTCTTATCTGCCAAGGATCCTGGATGTTTTGGGATGCAAGGAAGAGAGGTCACAATGCATGGTTATGGGGATTTTTAGGCCTGATTCAATTTCCGACGTATCTTGTGATTTATCTTATTTTTGTACGGAAGCTATTTAAAAGACATAGGCTGGGAAATAAATAATAGACAGCCAGAAAAAAGCGGATGATTCGATCAATGAATCATTCGCTTTTTGTTTTTTATCAAAACGAGCGGAAGGGGAACCTGAGACTCCTATGGAAAAAGTACGTGGTGAAGACCCTGTAGCGGCGGTTTTCCGCGGAAGGGGCTGAGGCCGTACCCATGGAAAGCGAGGGATTCCCTGGGAGCGGATCGATTACTGTGTTGAATTTTTATTAAATGATATGTGATTTACTTTTTTGTTTCATCCTCTTTTTTGTTGCTTGTGAACGATCCTCCTGACCTATTCGTATTAAAGGTAACAAAACAAGATGGAGGGATGACATGAATGAGCTATTGAATGGAGTACCATGGGGAGCGATTGTACCAATCATCGCCTTACAATTTGTGTTGATGATCATTGCACTCGTGTCATGTAGTAAAGAAGAGAACACAAACGGACCCAAATGGATATGGATTTTAGTTATTATTTTCGTTAACCTGCTCGGTCCTGTCCTTTATTTTGTGATGGGGAGGAGATCAGAGTAATGGAATTAATGAGGATAAGAGATCTGACAAAAAGCTTTGGACGTATGGATGCGGTGAAAGGGATTGATTTTAAGCTTGAAGAAGGCAAATGTGTCTCCCTACTTGGTCCAAACGGGGCAGGGAAAACAACAACGTTAAAAATGTTATCAGGACTGCTCGCACCAACAGCAGGCAGTATTACATTTAAAGGAGAACGGGTCTCTGATGTGAGACCGTTTATTGGCTACTTACCTCAATACCCTACGTTTTTCCCGTGGATGACTGGGAAGGAGTTTCTAGTATTTGCAGGTCAGTTAGCTAAGTTAAACCGAAAAGAAGCAGAAAAGAGAAGTGCTGAGTTACTTGAACGAGTTGGACTCACTCATGCGATGAAACGAAGAATTGGAGGATATTCGGGAGGAATGAAGCAGCGACTTGGCTTAGCGCAGGCACTGATCCATCGTCCAAGCTTACTCATCTTAGATGAACCTGTTTCAGCTCTTGATCCACTCGGAAGGCGTGAGGTGTTAGACATGATGAGAGAGATTAAGAAGGAGACAACCATCCTCTTCTCTACTCATGTTCTTCATGATGCAGAAGAAATTAGCGATCATATTTTAATTATGCATGATGGAGACATTGCGATATCAGGAGAATTACGTGAGGTTATGAATTCGCACCGGCAGCCAATGATCGAGATTGAATTTGAATCTCAAGAATCAGAGTGGCTGACACGTATTGGAGAATATAGCTTTGTGTCTGAGGTGAATAGCCAGGGAAACACAGCGAACATTCTCTTGAACGACCTAATAAAAGGAAAGCAGATCTTACTCAAAGACATTGTGGAGCAAAATCTTCCAGTTCTTAAATTCGAATTAGCTCACACGACACTCGAGGATCTGTTTATGAAAGTGGTGAAGGCATGAGGCAATGGATCGTTCTTTACCAAAAAGAGATGCTTGAGATGGTACGCAATTATAAGATGGTATGGATCCCCATTGTCTTTATCTTACTGGGTGTGATGCAGCCAATCAGCTCCTATTTCATGCCTGAGCTGTTAGATACCTTTGGGGGACTGCCGGAGGGAACGGTTCTTGAGATGCCGACTCCCACTAGTGCAGAAGTATTTATCCAAGTGGTATCAAACTATGGCCTTCTCGGTGTTCTCATTCTGGTCTTAAGTGCGATGGGTGTGGTTTCTGCTGAGAAACAGTCGGGGGTTGCAGCCATTGTTATGATCAAACCCGTTTCCTATACATCTTATATCTTGTCCAAGTGGGCAGGGCTTGTGACGATCACGTTGGTTTCGTTATTCATTGGATCGATTGCTTCTTGGTATTATACAAATCTCCTGATTGAAACCATTCCTTTTAATCAAATGGCACAAAGTGTACTTATCTATAGTTTATGGCTTATCTTTGTTGTGACCATTACACTCTTTTTTAGTACAATCATGAAAGGGAACGGAAGTGTTGCGTTTTTAACCGTTATTGTTGTCTTTGCTCTGTCAGCACTCACTTCGTTTATGGGGGAAAAGATGAGCTGGAGTCCTGCTGCAATGACTGAGCACACAGCGCAGATTTTGATAGGGGCGGAGCTAGGACCCTCTTTCATACCAGCATTTATTATGACGCTACTTGTTATGACACTCATTCTATTCTTATCCATTCAACTCCTTAAGAAGAAAGAGCTATTACAATAAAAGCACTTCGCGATTTAGCTTTTACCCAATGGATGGGTAGGAGCTTTTTTATTTGCAGATTGGCATAAGCCTTTATACATTTTGGAAAAGTAGTAAGGAGTCTAGAAGCCTTACCAAAGCAGCTTTAGAAAAATGTCACTAAAATGACCGTTGCAACGGTCATAAAACAAGGAAGCGTTTTCTTTCGAGTCCATTATGATGAATACAAGGGAGGCGTGACTGTGAGTACAAAAGATAACCGCGAACAAGATCTGATCTTGTTCTTGTCTAAAAGCCAGGGTTACGTAACCTCAGAGGAGCTAGTAAAAGCACTCGATGTTTCTCAAAAAACTGTGTACCGGTTAATTAAGAAAATTAATGATGAATATCGGGATCACCCTTTAATTCTTTCAGAGAGAGGGAGAGGATATACACTCGATTATGAGACATTCATCAGTTATAAGAAAAGCAAGACAAGCGATAAAGGCAGCCAGATTACTCCCAGTGAGCGCCGCAGTCGTGTAATGGAGGAGTTGTTGCTTTCATCTCCTAAACCGATTCCAATCTATGATTTGTTTAGTGATTATTATATTGGAGATTCTGTCATTTCAAATGACGAACAGGTGATGAGTGAGGAGCTTAAAGCTTTTAACGTAACGCTTGAACGAAAAGACCGGAAGCTCGCCGTACTGGGTGAGGAAGCGGATATTCGAAAAGCGATTAAACAGACAAATCCAATCTTCCATACGATTGACCTTGACGATCTGAAGAGTAATGAAGAACTTCACTTTAACAAATACGATGTGCTGTTTATCTTAGGTCAGCTAAGAACGATTGAAAAGGAATTGGATATTACCATCCCTTATCCGTATAACGTAAACATTTTCTCCCATGTGTACATTCTCTTAAGTCGTTCTAGAAAGGCACCTGCACTATTTTTCAGTGATAAGGTTTCTGATATTGAAAAGGAGAATATGAGAGGAGATGCCATTCTTTATCCGGTAGCAAGAGACGTTGTTCATAACATCGAGATTTACTTGAACAGCTCATTGCCAGAGATTGAGATCTACTTTTTGTATCAATATCTTGTTTCCTCAAGGATGCAGGGCTCCCTTGCCATTACCTCAACCTTTTCACCAAATGTGGTAGAGGTTACGCAAGCGTATGTTGATGGAATGAGCGAATACCTTGGAATTGACATTGAAAGCCAATCCATCTTTATCGACTTAGCAAATCACATCAAACCGATGCTGAACCGATTGGATTACAAAATCCGAGTAAAAAACGGTTTGTTAAAGCAAATTAAAGTGACGTATGAAGACGTGTTTAAAGGCGTGACAGATGTCTCAGCATTCGTTAGCAGACGGTTTGGATTACCTGAGATTAACGAAGATGAGAATGCATTTATTACCCTTTACTTTGCAAAAGTGATTGTCACGGGGCAGCATCAACGACCCATTAAAACGCTGATTATGTGTACAACTGGTATCGGAACCTCAGAATTGTTAAAAGCAAAGGTGGCTCGTACGTTTCCAGAGCTCGACATTGTTGGACTTGTGGGCTCTCACGATATGCAATTAGTGAAGGAAACGTATCCCGATGCGGAATTAATTCTGAGTACCATTCGAATCAAAGAGGATGTGCAGATTCACCAGCTACTTGTTAGTGCGATGTTTACGTTTGATGATCAGAAGCGACTTCAAAGTAAGATTGAGGCGATCTATCATGAGTCGTAATCTTACCATTCGCACATATGTCGATTGTACGTTGAATAGTCGTGGCGAGGTATTTAGCTTTATTGCTGATCTTGTAAGTGAGACATCCAATGGTGTCAAACAGGTTATTAAGCAGTTAGAACAAAGAGAAGAGCTCGGTAGCACGATGATTGCTGAACATGTTTTGCTTCCACACATTGAAAGTCCTTACGTGAGGAAGAGTGAAATCATCTTCATCCGCTTAGCCGAGCCGATACAGAATTGGGACGAGACAACAAAAGACATTCAGTTACTGATTGTCATCTCCCTTGCAGAAAATGAAAGCGTTCAATTAAAAAAAGACATCGCTGGGTTCACTCGGACCTTGGCCGATGAGGAGTTTGTTCAACAACT comes from the Alkalihalobacillus sp. FSL W8-0930 genome and includes:
- a CDS encoding phosphatase PAP2 family protein, encoding MKSTKKGSALFLLSVLTMGSFGLAAEASAQLAKPSKPQGTSDEWKTDAPEEEHALSAVDHGGNAADDQLKNIAETNPFIHILDGFDQVWSMNQPAWRDGTALTEPGENGEVVSYGDGPTVYFDGYKNDETKVVADKKTFANTEIRDEATWEANIRYVEQVTNDRTPEEALAAYYDDQRDKIYSMMDGFGPLANIYVDIVQPKTIVIRSADEMDKLLEEETAEDESQGMGAWEGSELEDAMALMDLIRFQSPSSSNPSKYFYSSPRPYRMNSKGEVIETVDENGLPVWTSIGSGESAEEELPSGGTKATGERNHEQYETNVSVIPALEYVKRIAEDGRGKDGAFPSGHTSAAYLSTFGFAYATPERYAEFLTRAAQMGENRIVTGMHSPLDVIGGRIQSTAMTAYAYNLDENRDILDKAYQNTGDVFGALAEEQDMSLYEFAHTVTGDYTFENAYDEKAWEDHEANKAFYREKLTYGLPQTGTKGLDPVVPKGAEVLLETRQPYLDDQQRREVLYTTEIDSGYPVLDESYGWGRIDLVTASDGYGAFLGNVTVDMDAAKGRFHAQDWWRNNITGDGMLTKQGTGTLTLTGDNSYAGGTLLQGGTLEATSETAFGTGDLYVEDGTVLVNGEKPLHVTGNVTMEAGNLEIVMNNDKTSLTVDEVLYLDGGDLKLDLSNYEAGQDTKVTLMTADKVEGTFDQVMAPGYSVTVTYEEDRVIAHLVADDSNKLPDTATFIPTFLLVGVLMTLSGGVLLFTRRRTA
- a CDS encoding DNA alkylation repair protein, whose protein sequence is MEAKAILSQINHTTKLGELRKMAKDIKKDHELALELWASGEISARLLAILIMDKKLLSQDVLNQLDLDMQTHPIDERNQLVDWLMANQLSKDKKTIALMESWEHSPSALQRRIFWYYQARLRWMGKTPPDNTEYLLSAIETNMAEEEPEVQWAMNFTAGWIGIYDESYRERCIRIGERTGLYKGEMVSKGCTPNYLPEFISIEVDKRMNK
- the sigY gene encoding RNA polymerase sigma factor SigY, whose protein sequence is MDEKDLIQKAKKGDSLALSTLLQQNYSFLLKYLIKVTLHPQMAEDLTQETMMKSVEKIHLYNGDSKFSSWLITIASNLFIDLKRRKKRERQWLEQEQALRQMKWNVANRNDEWEDVLDVLAELSVEIRMPIVLKHYYGYSYEEIGKMMGIAEGTVKSRVSNGLKRVRKELDRLEGV
- a CDS encoding YxlC family protein — its product is MKEYDGQNEEAKTAKQISDGLEKIDQWQTISTPNLQWFQQQVELEKKKVQKKRWKELLVFIFVSIFILSIGMAIVYREPIVFLYVQLIGLILLPIALYKPRRKVRHE
- a CDS encoding PLD nuclease N-terminal domain-containing protein, producing MNELLNGVPWGAIVPIIALQFVLMIIALVSCSKEENTNGPKWIWILVIIFVNLLGPVLYFVMGRRSE
- a CDS encoding ABC transporter ATP-binding protein, whose amino-acid sequence is MELMRIRDLTKSFGRMDAVKGIDFKLEEGKCVSLLGPNGAGKTTTLKMLSGLLAPTAGSITFKGERVSDVRPFIGYLPQYPTFFPWMTGKEFLVFAGQLAKLNRKEAEKRSAELLERVGLTHAMKRRIGGYSGGMKQRLGLAQALIHRPSLLILDEPVSALDPLGRREVLDMMREIKKETTILFSTHVLHDAEEISDHILIMHDGDIAISGELREVMNSHRQPMIEIEFESQESEWLTRIGEYSFVSEVNSQGNTANILLNDLIKGKQILLKDIVEQNLPVLKFELAHTTLEDLFMKVVKA
- a CDS encoding ABC transporter permease subunit, whose protein sequence is MRQWIVLYQKEMLEMVRNYKMVWIPIVFILLGVMQPISSYFMPELLDTFGGLPEGTVLEMPTPTSAEVFIQVVSNYGLLGVLILVLSAMGVVSAEKQSGVAAIVMIKPVSYTSYILSKWAGLVTITLVSLFIGSIASWYYTNLLIETIPFNQMAQSVLIYSLWLIFVVTITLFFSTIMKGNGSVAFLTVIVVFALSALTSFMGEKMSWSPAAMTEHTAQILIGAELGPSFIPAFIMTLLVMTLILFLSIQLLKKKELLQ